The Orcinus orca chromosome 4, mOrcOrc1.1, whole genome shotgun sequence genome includes a region encoding these proteins:
- the LOC105748319 gene encoding transmembrane and ubiquitin-like domain-containing protein 1: MGAVMEDGGGEGEVSDSQLGSAAGKAGAVALTEGVGDEVTILFAVRACPPVPALACASTHTAEGADPLPQPSGTPTPTQPRGAMAVTNSIGGEAPGAEDPGLRRRGQAAQPEPGVGLPATPPPPDAPQEPPVLRLKFLNDSEQVARAWPHDTIGSLKRTQFPGREQHVRLIYQGQLLEDDTQTLGSLHLPPNCILHCHVPTREGPPHPPCPPGSEPVPSGLAAGGQLLLLWDCQIQYRPFFPRTATLGLAGFTLLHSLLAFAVFRP; the protein is encoded by the exons ATGGGAGCGGTGATGGAggacgggggcggggagggcgaaGTCTCAGATTCCCAG CTCGGCAGCGCAGCGGGCAAGGCAGGTGCCGTGGCCCTGACCGAAGGGGTGGGTGATGAGGTGACCATCCTTTTCGCGGTGCGCGCCTGCCCTCCGGTTCCGGCTCTCGCCTGTGCCTCAACACACACTGCCGAGGGCGCTGACCCACTGCCCCAGCCGTCAGGGACCCCGACACCGACACAGCCCAGAGGAGCCATGGCAGTCACCAACAGCATCGGAGGGGAGGCCCCAGGAGCCGAGGACCCCGGCCTGAGACGCAGAGGTCAGGCTGCACAGCCAGAGCCTGGCGTGGGGCTCCCAGCAACGCCGCCGCCTCCAGACGCCCCCCAGGAGCCCCCAGTACTTCGGCTGAAATTCCTCAACGATTCAGAGCAGGTGGCCAGGGCCTGGCCCCATGACACCATCGGCTCCCTGAAAAGGACCCAATTTCCTGGCCGGGAACAGCATGTGCGACTCATCTACCAAGGGCAACTGTTAGAAGACGACACCCAGACCCTGGGCAGCCTTCACCTCCCTCCTAACTGCATTCTCCATTGCCACGTGCCCACTCGGGAGGGTCCCCCACACCCACCCTGCCCACCAGGGTCAGAGCCAGTTCCCTCTGGGCTGGCCGCAGGtggccagctgctgctgctctGGGACTGCCAGATCCAGTACCGGCCCTTCTTTCCCCGGACCGCCACTCTGGGTCTGGCCGGCTTCACCCTGCTCCACAGTCTTCTGGCCTTTGCCGTGTTCCGCCCGTAG